One region of Cyanobium sp. M30B3 genomic DNA includes:
- the priA gene encoding primosomal protein N', whose protein sequence is MGFASVSAPGWVQIWLEAGREGQVFTYANPQSLPLAIGDLVQVRLQGRRHGGLVVELLDAPPAALGLRPLQPVELRLQPAAVDAEWQNLITAVARQCHTSVFRTLKSALPAGWLGQRRQSSPARERPQWLVRAACADLPSRLSEGQRALLLHLQAAPAPVPLRQLCGAAGFSRSTVASLERRQLVVREQGPISREAALPGTAQPGAPPQRSLTAAQRDALAGIEAAPAGSALLLWGVTGAGKTEVYLQAAARCLGAGRSALLLAPEIGLIPQLLDRCRERFGAEVVEFHSGMADGARVASWRRCLDGQPLLAVGTRSAIFLPLTRLGLVVLDEEHDSSYKQESPMPCYHARDVARLRARLSGARLVLGSATPALETWLSCQGEEPSTQLLRLPERIGQRPLPPVRLVDMRQELAEGHRRLLSRPLTERLQRLGERQEQAVVLVPRRGYHAFLSCRSCGEVVLCPHCDVALTVHRSAGREWLRCHWCDHRAELADRCGHCGSTAFKPFGAGTQRVIDQLAQELEGLRVLRFDRDTTRGRDGHRRLLERFAAGDADVLVGTQMLAKGMDLPRVTLAAVLAADGLLHRPDLRAGEQCLQLLLQLAGRAGRGERPGEVLVQTYSPDHPVIQHLVDGRYDRFLAEEAQLRRQGDLVPFSRACLLRFSGTSASGTATSAAAIAEQIRPAVAAAGWWLIGPAPAPVARVAGRSRWQLLLHGPAGSPLPLPQEAELRRALPAQVGLAIDPDPLTL, encoded by the coding sequence GTGGGCTTTGCAAGTGTGAGTGCTCCCGGCTGGGTTCAGATCTGGCTCGAGGCCGGCCGGGAAGGGCAGGTCTTCACCTACGCCAACCCCCAGAGCCTGCCCCTGGCCATCGGTGATCTGGTGCAGGTGAGGCTCCAGGGCCGGCGCCACGGCGGCCTGGTGGTGGAGCTGCTGGACGCCCCACCCGCCGCGCTGGGGCTGCGGCCGCTGCAGCCCGTGGAGCTGCGGCTGCAGCCGGCCGCCGTGGACGCCGAGTGGCAGAACCTGATCACTGCCGTGGCCCGCCAGTGCCACACCAGCGTGTTCCGCACCCTCAAGAGCGCCCTGCCGGCCGGCTGGCTGGGGCAGAGGCGCCAGTCCTCTCCAGCCCGGGAGCGTCCGCAGTGGCTGGTGCGCGCCGCCTGCGCTGATCTCCCCTCCCGGCTGAGCGAGGGGCAGCGGGCGCTGCTCCTGCACCTGCAGGCGGCACCGGCACCGGTGCCCCTGCGGCAGTTGTGCGGCGCCGCCGGCTTCAGCCGCTCCACCGTGGCCAGCCTCGAACGCCGGCAGCTGGTGGTGCGTGAACAGGGCCCCATCTCCAGGGAGGCTGCCCTGCCAGGGACTGCTCAGCCCGGGGCCCCGCCGCAGCGCAGCCTCACCGCTGCCCAGCGGGATGCCCTGGCCGGCATCGAGGCCGCACCGGCGGGCAGTGCCCTGCTGCTCTGGGGCGTGACCGGCGCGGGCAAGACCGAGGTGTATCTCCAGGCCGCGGCGCGCTGCCTGGGCGCCGGGCGCAGTGCTCTGCTGCTGGCACCGGAGATCGGCCTGATCCCCCAGCTGCTCGACCGCTGCCGCGAGCGCTTTGGCGCTGAGGTGGTGGAGTTCCACAGCGGCATGGCCGACGGCGCCCGGGTGGCCAGCTGGCGGCGCTGCCTGGACGGCCAGCCGCTGCTGGCCGTGGGCACCCGCTCAGCCATCTTTCTGCCCCTCACCCGGCTGGGGCTGGTCGTGCTCGACGAGGAGCACGACAGCTCCTACAAGCAGGAGAGCCCCATGCCCTGCTACCACGCCCGCGATGTGGCCCGGCTGCGGGCCCGGCTCAGCGGCGCCCGGCTGGTGCTGGGCAGTGCCACCCCCGCGCTGGAAACCTGGCTCAGCTGCCAGGGGGAGGAGCCCTCCACCCAATTGCTGCGCCTGCCCGAGCGGATCGGCCAGCGGCCCCTGCCACCGGTGCGCCTGGTGGACATGCGCCAGGAACTGGCGGAGGGGCACCGGCGCCTGCTGAGCCGGCCGCTCACAGAGCGCCTGCAGCGGCTCGGGGAGCGGCAGGAGCAGGCGGTGGTGCTGGTGCCCCGCCGGGGCTATCACGCCTTCCTCAGCTGCCGCAGCTGCGGTGAGGTGGTGCTCTGCCCCCACTGCGATGTGGCCCTCACCGTGCACCGCTCCGCGGGCCGGGAGTGGCTGCGCTGCCATTGGTGTGACCACCGCGCCGAGCTGGCCGACCGCTGCGGCCACTGCGGCTCCACGGCCTTCAAGCCCTTCGGGGCGGGCACCCAGCGGGTGATCGACCAGCTGGCCCAGGAACTGGAGGGCCTGCGGGTGCTGCGCTTCGACCGCGACACCACCCGCGGCCGCGACGGCCATCGCCGCCTGCTGGAACGCTTTGCCGCCGGCGATGCCGACGTGCTGGTGGGCACCCAGATGCTGGCCAAGGGCATGGACCTGCCCCGGGTGACCCTGGCCGCCGTGCTCGCCGCCGACGGCCTGCTGCACCGGCCCGACCTGCGGGCCGGCGAGCAGTGCCTGCAGCTGTTGCTGCAGCTGGCGGGCAGGGCCGGCCGCGGCGAGCGCCCCGGCGAGGTGCTGGTGCAGACCTACAGCCCCGACCATCCGGTGATCCAGCACCTGGTGGATGGCCGCTACGACCGCTTCCTCGCCGAGGAGGCCCAGCTGCGTCGGCAGGGCGACCTGGTGCCCTTCAGCCGGGCCTGCCTGTTGCGCTTCAGCGGCACCTCCGCCAGTGGCACGGCCACCAGTGCCGCCGCCATCGCCGAGCAGATCAGGCCGGCCGTGGCAGCGGCCGGCTGGTGGCTGATCGGCCCCGCCCCCGCCCCCGTGGCCCGGGTGGCGGGCCGCAGCCGCTGGCAGCTGCTGCTGCACGGGCCCGCAGGCAGCCCCCTGCCCCTGCCCCAGGAAGCCGAACTGCGCCGGGCACTGCCGGCCCAGGTGGGCCTGGCCATCGACCCCGACCCGCTCACCCTCTGA
- a CDS encoding DUF3153 domain-containing protein, giving the protein MQIRAELHFGAPGRLQLVEELSPPPGHPASGWQRQFSAALRQLGLRPAAAGPGHERLAGPMQPANATLALLAESLQEAGRLAGAEIPGPALRWQERNWLVGVRQELDLELDLRAVEALPGLAASVDLQPLRLRAVGLASPEAVQPLEGGVQAGVRWRLRPGSVNRLQLHCWRWSPLGLGAVAVALLLAMVLVLASLRQRLGFGWPQLPA; this is encoded by the coding sequence GTGCAGATCCGCGCCGAGCTGCACTTCGGCGCCCCCGGCCGTCTGCAGCTGGTGGAGGAGCTCAGCCCGCCGCCGGGCCATCCAGCCAGCGGCTGGCAGCGGCAGTTCAGCGCCGCGCTGCGCCAGCTGGGACTGCGGCCCGCAGCGGCCGGCCCTGGCCACGAGCGGCTGGCGGGGCCGATGCAGCCGGCCAACGCCACCCTGGCGTTGCTGGCAGAGAGCCTGCAGGAAGCCGGCAGGCTGGCCGGCGCGGAGATCCCTGGGCCGGCCCTGCGCTGGCAGGAGCGCAACTGGCTGGTGGGGGTGCGCCAGGAGCTGGACCTGGAGCTGGATCTGCGTGCCGTTGAGGCACTGCCGGGTCTGGCGGCCAGCGTGGATCTGCAGCCCCTCCGCCTGCGGGCCGTGGGCCTGGCCAGCCCCGAGGCGGTGCAGCCCCTGGAGGGGGGCGTGCAGGCCGGCGTGCGCTGGCGCCTTCGGCCCGGGAGCGTCAACCGGCTGCAGCTGCACTGCTGGCGCTGGAGCCCCCTCGGACTGGGGGCCGTGGCAGTGGCCCTGTTGCTGGCCATGGTGCTTGTCCTGGCCAGCCTGCGCCAGCGGCTGGGCTTTGGCTGGCCCCAGCTGCCGGCCTGA
- the argB gene encoding acetylglutamate kinase, with amino-acid sequence MSQDPAISHTDALRVSVLSEALPYIQRFSGRRVVVKYGGAAMVKAELRDAVYRDLVLLASVGVRPVVVHGGGPEINDWLGRLNIAPQFRDGLRVTTPETMDVVEMVLVGRVNKHIVNGINRVGGRAVGLCGSDGALVRARTYGEGDHGLVGEVQEVDPAVLFPLLDAGYIPVISSVAADREGQAHNINADTVAGELAAALQAEKLILLTDTAGILRDRQDPASLVRQVSLSGARQLIAEGMVNGGMTPKTECCIRALAQGVGAAHIVDGRVPHALLLEVFTDAGIGTMVVGSDRQLQP; translated from the coding sequence GTGAGCCAAGACCCCGCCATCAGCCACACCGACGCCCTGCGGGTCTCGGTGCTCAGTGAGGCCCTGCCCTACATCCAGCGGTTCTCCGGCCGCCGGGTGGTGGTGAAGTATGGCGGGGCGGCGATGGTGAAGGCCGAGCTGCGCGACGCGGTGTATCGCGACCTGGTGCTGCTGGCCTCGGTGGGGGTGCGGCCGGTGGTGGTGCATGGCGGCGGGCCGGAGATCAACGACTGGCTGGGCCGGCTGAACATCGCCCCCCAGTTCCGCGACGGCCTGCGGGTGACCACTCCCGAAACCATGGACGTGGTGGAGATGGTGCTGGTGGGGAGGGTGAACAAGCACATCGTGAACGGCATCAACCGCGTGGGCGGCCGGGCCGTGGGCCTGTGCGGCAGCGATGGCGCCCTGGTGCGGGCCCGCACCTACGGCGAGGGGGACCACGGGCTGGTGGGCGAGGTGCAGGAGGTGGACCCGGCGGTGCTGTTTCCCCTGCTGGATGCCGGCTACATCCCGGTGATCTCCAGCGTGGCCGCCGACCGGGAGGGCCAGGCCCACAACATCAACGCCGACACGGTGGCCGGGGAGCTGGCGGCGGCCCTGCAGGCCGAGAAACTGATCCTGCTCACGGACACCGCCGGTATCCTGCGCGACCGGCAGGACCCCGCCTCCCTGGTCCGCCAGGTGAGCCTCAGTGGCGCCCGCCAGCTGATCGCCGAGGGGATGGTGAACGGGGGCATGACTCCGAAGACCGAGTGCTGCATCCGTGCCCTGGCCCAGGGGGTGGGAGCGGCCCACATCGTGGACGGCCGGGTGCCCCATGCCCTGCTGCTGGAGGTGTTCACCGATGCCGGCATCGGCACGATGGTGGTGGGCAGCGACCGGCAACTGCAGCCCTGA
- a CDS encoding DUF2854 domain-containing protein, which translates to MQALFSPGSLVTVAGAVLSVIGWIGYATGNPNLSLPTIFYGIPILLGGLALKSSELAPARRLTPAPALRTLRERPESEPLRKLVADVLRWRYGQKAHLESSLEVLKLWDEDNPPQLESVEELDCNGAYGIRLLFATGGVPFSLWQERQDRLGRFFGPGLVADLDQVDAAHLRLSLVPETAQAAAEA; encoded by the coding sequence ATGCAAGCACTTTTTTCTCCCGGGAGTCTGGTCACCGTGGCCGGAGCCGTCCTCTCCGTGATCGGCTGGATCGGCTATGCCACCGGCAATCCCAATCTCAGTCTGCCCACGATCTTCTATGGCATCCCGATCCTGCTGGGCGGTCTGGCCCTGAAATCGTCCGAGCTGGCACCGGCCCGGCGGCTGACGCCGGCACCGGCCCTGCGCACCCTGCGCGAGCGGCCCGAGAGCGAGCCCCTGCGCAAACTCGTGGCCGATGTGCTGCGCTGGCGCTATGGCCAGAAGGCCCACCTGGAGAGCTCCCTGGAGGTGCTCAAGCTCTGGGATGAGGACAACCCACCCCAGCTGGAGAGCGTCGAGGAGCTCGACTGCAACGGTGCCTATGGCATCCGCCTGCTGTTCGCCACGGGGGGGGTACCGTTCAGTCTCTGGCAGGAACGGCAGGACCGTCTGGGCCGTTTCTTCGGGCCAGGCCTGGTGGCAGATCTCGACCAGGTGGACGCTGCCCACCTGCGCCTCTCCCTGGTGCCCGAGACGGCCCAGGCCGCTGCCGAGGCCTGA
- a CDS encoding single-stranded DNA-binding protein produces MNHCLLEVDVLEAPQVRYTQDNQTPVAEMLVQIDGLRPDDPPGQLKVVGWGNLAQDLQNRVQPGQRLVLEGRLRMSTVTRQDGVKEKRAEFTLARLHPLGSAGGSPAAPAPVSATTRTPAPAQSAPQPARRAAAPAPAAAAAAQPSWNASPLVPDLPDDDDIPF; encoded by the coding sequence ATGAACCACTGTCTGCTGGAAGTGGATGTGCTGGAGGCGCCCCAGGTGCGCTACACCCAGGACAATCAAACCCCCGTGGCCGAGATGCTGGTACAGATCGACGGCCTGCGGCCGGACGATCCGCCGGGCCAGCTCAAGGTGGTGGGCTGGGGCAATCTGGCCCAGGACCTGCAGAACCGCGTCCAGCCCGGCCAGAGACTGGTGCTGGAGGGGCGGCTGCGCATGTCCACCGTGACCCGCCAGGACGGGGTGAAGGAAAAGCGGGCCGAGTTCACCCTGGCCCGCCTCCATCCCCTGGGTTCGGCCGGCGGCTCCCCCGCGGCTCCGGCCCCCGTCTCGGCAACCACCCGAACCCCGGCTCCGGCCCAGTCCGCCCCCCAGCCGGCCCGCAGGGCAGCCGCCCCAGCTCCGGCGGCTGCCGCTGCCGCCCAGCCCAGCTGGAACGCCTCACCGCTGGTGCCCGACCTGCCGGACGACGACGACATCCCCTTCTGA
- a CDS encoding precorrin-6A/cobalt-precorrin-6A reductase translates to MAAILMHCGPGDHHPARRLWLFSGTGDGPPLARAVLEQGWQLRVSVVTADAARAYPAHPRLELQVGALGGSEPLQRALEAAGLEGRPFRAVIDAAHPFAEAIHRQLEQGCGRAGVPLLRLVRAGTAGREPPGGVHWLEQLADLAAADLAGRRLLLAIGARQLAEAVAVTAGALHHARVLPRPGALQQALRAGVAAERLACLQPLAQADAVEAALVRRWRIEAIVARQSGPPTETLWRRVAESQGCRLLLLRQPPPGRARSTAPRTGTLAELERLLAAWSVASPA, encoded by the coding sequence GTGGCAGCCATCCTGATGCACTGCGGCCCCGGCGACCACCACCCGGCCCGGCGCCTGTGGCTGTTCAGCGGCACCGGCGACGGCCCGCCCCTGGCCCGGGCCGTGCTGGAGCAGGGCTGGCAGCTGCGGGTGAGCGTGGTCACGGCGGACGCGGCCCGCGCCTACCCCGCCCATCCCCGCCTCGAGCTGCAGGTGGGGGCCCTGGGCGGCAGCGAGCCGCTGCAGCGGGCCCTGGAGGCTGCCGGCCTGGAGGGGCGCCCCTTCCGCGCTGTGATCGACGCCGCCCACCCCTTTGCCGAGGCGATCCACCGGCAGCTGGAGCAGGGTTGTGGCCGTGCCGGCGTGCCCCTGCTGCGCCTGGTGCGCGCTGGAACGGCGGGCCGCGAGCCCCCTGGCGGGGTGCACTGGCTGGAGCAGCTGGCGGATCTGGCCGCCGCCGACCTGGCCGGCAGGCGGCTGCTGCTGGCGATCGGCGCCCGCCAGCTGGCCGAGGCCGTGGCGGTCACGGCCGGGGCCCTGCACCACGCCCGGGTGCTGCCCCGGCCCGGGGCCCTGCAGCAGGCCCTCCGGGCCGGGGTGGCGGCGGAGCGGCTGGCCTGCCTGCAGCCCCTGGCGCAGGCGGATGCCGTGGAGGCTGCCCTGGTGCGGCGCTGGCGGATCGAGGCGATCGTGGCGCGCCAGTCCGGCCCCCCCACCGAGACCCTCTGGCGCCGGGTGGCGGAGAGCCAGGGCTGCCGGCTGCTGCTGCTGCGCCAGCCACCACCGGGCAGGGCCCGATCCACGGCGCCGCGCACGGGCACCCTGGCGGAACTGGAGCGGCTGCTGGCAGCCTGGAGCGTCGCGTCACCGGCCTGA
- a CDS encoding divalent-cation tolerance protein CutA, whose amino-acid sequence MSLPESGTLPAALLLALTTEATPARAEALAEALLARRLAACVALLPMRSLYHWQGKVERSEEVQLLIKSHPSRLAELEAAVHQLHSYATPEWIHWQATCSAGYGSWLAASCGLSPGGAAPTPPD is encoded by the coding sequence ATGTCCCTGCCCGAAAGCGGCACCCTGCCGGCCGCCCTGCTGCTGGCCCTCACCACCGAAGCCACCCCAGCGCGGGCTGAGGCGCTGGCCGAGGCGCTGCTGGCCAGGCGCCTGGCCGCCTGTGTGGCGCTTCTGCCCATGCGCTCCCTCTACCACTGGCAGGGAAAAGTGGAGCGCAGCGAGGAGGTGCAGCTGCTGATCAAGTCCCACCCCAGCCGCCTGGCGGAGCTGGAGGCGGCGGTGCACCAGCTGCACAGCTACGCCACGCCCGAGTGGATCCACTGGCAGGCCACCTGCAGCGCGGGCTACGGCAGCTGGCTGGCCGCCAGCTGCGGTCTCAGCCCAGGTGGCGCTGCACCAACTCCACCAGATTGA
- a CDS encoding adenosine kinase, translated as MTVKSLDVVGIGNAIVDVLVQSDDAFLAGHGLTKGTMALVDEQQAERLYASVGAGLETSGGSAANTLAGIAQLGGRAGFIGRVRDDQLGAIFSHDIRAVGTRFDTPAATTGPSTARCLILVTPDAQRTMCTYLGASVGLDPADLDLELVAQAKVLYLEGYLWDSEAAKRAFIAAAEVARAHGGEVALSLSDAFCVERHRDSFQELVDGHVDILFANEMEITSLYATTSFEEALEQVRGRCRVAALTRSERGSVVLADGTLHSVAPFSLGQLVDTTGAGDLYAAGFLHGWTQGLPVEHCGQLGSLCAGQVVTQLGPRPQVNLVELVQRHLG; from the coding sequence ATGACCGTCAAGAGCCTGGATGTCGTCGGCATCGGCAACGCCATCGTCGATGTGCTGGTGCAGTCGGACGACGCCTTCCTGGCCGGTCACGGCCTCACCAAGGGCACCATGGCCCTGGTGGATGAGCAGCAGGCCGAGCGGCTTTACGCCAGCGTGGGCGCCGGCCTGGAGACCTCCGGCGGATCGGCGGCCAACACCCTGGCGGGCATCGCCCAGCTGGGGGGGCGGGCCGGCTTCATCGGCCGGGTGCGCGACGACCAGCTCGGGGCGATCTTCAGCCACGACATCCGCGCCGTCGGCACCCGCTTCGACACGCCGGCGGCCACAACCGGCCCCTCCACGGCCCGCTGCCTGATCCTGGTCACCCCGGATGCCCAGCGCACGATGTGCACCTACCTGGGCGCCTCGGTGGGCCTCGATCCCGCCGACCTCGACCTGGAGCTGGTGGCCCAGGCCAAGGTGCTCTACCTGGAGGGGTACCTCTGGGACAGCGAGGCCGCCAAGCGGGCCTTCATCGCCGCCGCCGAGGTGGCCAGGGCCCATGGCGGTGAGGTGGCCCTGAGCCTCTCCGATGCCTTCTGCGTGGAGCGCCACCGCGACAGCTTCCAGGAGCTGGTGGATGGCCATGTGGACATCCTCTTCGCCAACGAGATGGAGATCACCTCCCTGTACGCCACCACCAGCTTTGAGGAGGCCCTTGAGCAGGTGCGGGGCCGCTGCCGCGTCGCCGCCCTCACCCGCAGTGAGCGGGGGTCGGTGGTGCTGGCCGACGGCACCCTCCACAGCGTCGCCCCCTTCAGCCTGGGGCAGCTGGTGGACACCACCGGCGCCGGCGACCTCTATGCCGCCGGTTTCCTGCACGGCTGGACCCAGGGCCTGCCGGTTGAGCACTGCGGCCAGCTGGGCTCCCTGTGCGCCGGCCAGGTGGTGACCCAGCTGGGGCCCCGCCCCCAGGTCAATCTGGTGGAGTTGGTGCAGCGCCACCTGGGCTGA
- a CDS encoding adenylosuccinate synthase, translating into MANVVVIGAQWGDEGKGKITDLLSRSADVVVRYQGGVNAGHTIVVNNQVLKLHLIPSGILYPDTACLIGSGTVVDPGVMLGELDMLLELGIDVAGLQLASTAHVTMPYHRLLDQAMEQRRGDRRIGTTGRGIGPTYADKSERNGIRVIDILDETRLRDRLAGVLAEKNEILQKLYGLEPLDFEAVVAEYVAYGQRLAPHVVDCTRAIHSAARARKNILFEGAQGTLLDLDHGTYPYVTSSNPVSGGACIGAGVGPTLIDRVIGVAKAYTTRVGEGPFPTELEGSLNDHLCDRGGEYGTTTGRRRRCGWFDGVIGRYAVEVNGLDCLAITKLDVLDELDEIQVCVAYELDGQRIEHFPSSAEDFARCQPIFETLPGWQTSTADCRSLEDLPPTAMSYLRFLAELMEVPIAIVSLGADRDQTIVVEDPIHGPKRALLSA; encoded by the coding sequence TTGGCCAACGTCGTCGTCATCGGTGCGCAGTGGGGTGACGAGGGCAAGGGCAAGATCACCGATCTCCTCAGCCGCTCCGCCGACGTGGTGGTGCGCTACCAGGGCGGAGTGAATGCCGGCCACACGATCGTGGTGAACAACCAGGTGTTGAAGCTGCACCTGATCCCCTCCGGCATCCTCTATCCCGACACGGCCTGCCTGATCGGCTCCGGCACCGTTGTGGATCCCGGGGTGATGCTCGGGGAGCTGGACATGCTGCTGGAGCTGGGGATTGATGTGGCAGGCCTGCAGCTGGCCTCCACCGCCCACGTGACCATGCCCTATCACCGCCTGCTGGACCAGGCGATGGAGCAGCGCCGCGGCGACCGCCGCATCGGCACCACCGGCCGGGGCATCGGCCCCACCTACGCCGACAAGTCGGAGCGCAACGGCATCCGGGTGATCGACATCCTCGATGAGACTCGGCTGCGCGATCGCCTGGCCGGGGTGCTGGCTGAGAAGAACGAGATCCTGCAGAAGCTCTACGGCCTGGAGCCCCTCGACTTCGAGGCGGTGGTGGCCGAGTACGTGGCCTACGGGCAGCGCCTGGCCCCCCACGTGGTGGACTGCACCCGCGCCATCCACAGCGCGGCCCGGGCCCGCAAGAACATCCTGTTCGAGGGGGCCCAGGGCACCCTCCTGGATCTCGACCACGGCACCTATCCGTATGTCACCTCGTCCAATCCGGTGAGCGGCGGCGCCTGCATCGGTGCCGGCGTGGGCCCCACCCTGATCGACCGGGTGATCGGCGTGGCCAAGGCCTACACCACCCGGGTGGGTGAGGGCCCCTTCCCCACCGAACTGGAGGGCAGCCTCAACGACCACCTCTGCGACCGGGGCGGCGAATACGGCACCACCACCGGCCGCCGCCGCCGCTGCGGCTGGTTCGACGGGGTGATCGGTCGCTACGCGGTGGAGGTGAACGGTCTCGACTGCCTGGCGATCACCAAGCTCGACGTGCTCGACGAGCTCGATGAGATCCAGGTGTGCGTGGCCTACGAGCTCGACGGCCAGCGGATCGAGCACTTCCCCAGCAGCGCCGAGGACTTCGCCCGCTGCCAGCCGATCTTCGAGACCCTGCCCGGCTGGCAGACCTCCACCGCCGACTGCCGCAGCCTGGAGGATCTGCCCCCCACCGCCATGAGCTACCTGCGCTTCCTGGCGGAGCTGATGGAGGTGCCGATCGCCATCGTGTCGCTCGGCGCCGACCGCGACCAGACCATCGTGGTGGAAGATCCCATTCACGGCCCGAAACGGGCCCTGCTCAGCGCCTGA
- the psb27 gene encoding photosystem II protein Psb27, with protein sequence MPSPLDTVLEPFRVLARWWRGTLRALPALALALCLLLGACSNAAGGLTGNYVDDTVAVADSLLATIALPADDPGRGDAETQARSLINDYVARYRPRASVNGLASFTTMQTALNSLAGHYANYPNRPLPDALRERLSKELQKAERTVVRGS encoded by the coding sequence ATGCCCTCGCCCCTCGACACGGTGCTCGAGCCGTTTCGCGTCCTGGCGCGCTGGTGGCGCGGCACCCTCCGGGCGCTCCCGGCCCTGGCGCTGGCCCTTTGCCTCCTGCTGGGCGCCTGCAGCAACGCGGCGGGCGGGCTCACCGGCAACTACGTGGACGACACCGTGGCGGTGGCCGACTCGCTGCTGGCCACGATCGCCCTGCCGGCGGATGATCCCGGCCGGGGAGACGCCGAAACCCAGGCCCGCAGCCTGATCAATGACTATGTGGCCCGCTATCGCCCGCGCGCTTCGGTGAATGGCCTGGCGTCCTTCACCACCATGCAGACCGCCCTCAATTCGCTGGCGGGCCACTACGCCAACTATCCGAATCGTCCCTTGCCGGACGCCCTGCGCGAGCGCCTCAGCAAGGAACTGCAGAAGGCTGAGCGGACTGTGGTTCGCGGCAGCTGA